The genomic interval atatatatatatatatatacacgctaGGAACAGTTCTGGGTGCATTAGTCTTGAAATGCACttgacataataatttaaataaaaaaaaagtaaaaaaattaatagtttatttgtctgagaaaataaaatacaagattaaaaaaagataaaaaataagattaaaaaaatttaaacttgagTAAAGTATCTAACTCAGAGCTATTAAGGgccttttgataaaacatgatccttcattaaattttacaaaagagttacacgtcaaatggtcaaaGGTCTTAAGAaccttttgataaaatatgatctttcattaaattctataagagaactacacgtcaaatgatcaaaaaTTTTAAGCGTCTTTTGATAAAATAGGATTTAActgaaaaataacaaaacttattattcacaatatatttaaacaaacacatattataatagagtaataTATGTAATTGTCCTAATTTGGAACGGTTGTAGGTCAGGTTGGATAGTCCTAACTCAGATTGGGGCTTAGGATTCGGCCCTTCACTCTATTACTAGTCCAATAGCGAAAACACATATATGcttttcgtttttctttttcgaGACAGATTATAATTGTGCAGTTGACAATGTTATatagtaaaaatttcattaatattgtaatcatttttcacaaagattcaaactatttttttcaaattctactATGTAGAATGTTTTAGagtttgggagagagagagttacacaAAGTGGACCACATCATATTTGTTAAACATTTAATGTTGCGGGACCTACTTTACATCAAGTATAGCGATTGTATTACATTATACGTAATGCATAGATGTTGCAGcgtaaaaaaattagaaactcCCTCGAGAGTACCCAGATGTAGTGATGGACTTACTTGGAATAATTGAGTTTTTACTGCCTTTTGCAGTGTGATTGAAGCAACTGTGATAGTTGAAGGTTTTCACGCTGTAGAATGGACACAACATAACCCCAAGAAGAGGAAAAGGGTAAATCCCTTGAAGATGAAAGGTTTACTACCACTCACGCAGAAGAGTCCTATCTTGGAGAGGCAGAAGACAGATGAATAGAAAGCGGTTGAATCATCACTTGCTTATCATCTTCAGAACATAATATTCAAGGCAGTCTAGCCTTAAAAGCTGATCTAGTTTATGTTTGTTCTTTATCTCCCTTTTGGAATATAGGTGGATTATAGCATACAAAACATAGGTCTCTCTATGATTTAGCTTCCCATCTCCCAGAATGAGGCAAATATATCGTGGGATGGCTTGTAGGTTCTGTGTATGGTGGTCAAGAATCCCTTGCTCTTCGTACTAGATAGGGTGATTTACTTCAGAGGGGCCAAAGGTGTTTTAAGTAGGAGAGCAATTTGTGATTGCGATGACTACATCCAGAGAGCCATCTCCAAACCAAGGACAGCAGCATTTTGGGTGGTTCGTGCTTCACCAGTAAAGTGAtcatcggacggacatttggcGGCTTATGCATGGGGCTTGTGCATAGAGACTCCTGTAAACAAAATTAAGGGTGATATGTTCCACATGCCACTATCTACATGCTGAATTTACTTCAAATTTCCCCCTTGTGTAGTTGTTTGGTGCACAACCCGTCTCAAGCCATTCAAACATGCCACTGCTAGAGAAGATGTCTCATGGTAAGAAAAGGTTAGTAACTtggtattttactttttcttttcctctagaTAGGAGTTTCTGACAGACAATTAAGATCCCATTCACATCTAGATATTCTACGGGAGctattacacaaaatatatgcCTCACATATCGCTCCAAAatttatagaagaaaaatgagagaataatCTCAAGACCACCCTCAATTCTACAGCCGGTATGGTCTCCTCAATTACTTGCAAAGAGCAGAAAACTATCAATCACCGCTGAAGTACTTGCACCTCACTGCTCTCCAGAGACAGTCCCACATGGGGAAACAATGTCTAACAAACTACAAATATATGGCGAGCAAGTCCGGTCTCCAGAATGTGACATATTCTCTTCTTCAGatgttttagaaaagaaaaatagaggcaGTGCAGCCTAAGAAATCTATGATCAAACCTCACAACTTTAGATCATCCGATATGGCTGATGGTATGCAGTGTGTTGCAAGAATATCTAAAGTAGCTGCTTTGGCAGTCTTTGTCCGAAGGACCACTATCTGTACAGATGTAAAACTTATCAATAAAGAACTGTGATACTCATACAGGAATTTTGCACGGAAAGGAAACACGGGGAGCAAATTTTCTACACTGTTCATGTTTCCTTTCCACGTAAAAATCCCTTGGctcaatcattttttatgaataaataagAGGGCAACCAGGCAAGGTGTGTGTTCAATGTGTATAGCACTCCAccagagagagaggaagaaccTGTTGATACTCTAAATCAAACTTCAAAAATTCATCTTCGCAGCTCTCTACCATGGTGGCCAAGCTCTTCAGATTCTTCACAGGCTTACCATTGAAAGCATGCACCTACACATTATACAATGAAGCGGCTCGGTAATTAAAGTATCCACAGCAAAAATCAAAGGCACTACAAAAAGCTACTAATTCCAGACCTGGGTGTTAACAATGTCCTCATAGCCAATATTGATATCAGCGACAAGCACCTTCAACAAAACATATCATTAAAAGGTAAAGAACAAgaatggaaatatatatatatatatatatatatagagagagagagagagagagagagagagagagagagtacctgaGAAACAACAACAAGCTGCTCATCTGGTGATTGTGGCATTGAATGCAACAGTTTATCCAAAAGCTTCACTGGAGCTTCATATTCATAATCCTTTCCATACTGCAGAAAGAAGACGGGATTATGAGATACCATGCAAAATCTTTGTGACAGTGATAAATTTGTTAATAAGATGTTGGAGATCAAATAGAGTAGGCTGCCAAAGGCAAATTACTAAACACAAACAGTTGACGACGAATTGAAGCAACCAATTGCATTTAATGTTTGGAACCAAAAACAATTTTCTTTGAATAAGAAACCACCAAGATATAGAGGATATACAGACCAGCGCATGTGTACTATGAAAGACAAGGAGCAAACAATTGAACCTTTGTTGGATAAAAGTTCACGAGACCACCAGACAAAAACCACATCCTTTTGGTAGTGCTTAAGGCCACTGTGATGGGTTGTAGGTTTTAAACATGCTAGTCGTAGACCCAGGCATCAAAGTAGACTTTTTTTATGAACAACATGTATGTAATTCCAAAATATGAAGAGAGTAGGAGAAATAGTGTCGAGGCAACCCTCACATTCCTCAGACTTGCAAAAACCAAAAGCTACCTCTTTTGATTACCAAAATACGATGAtactaaggccccgtttggatgttgggatggtctcaacccatctcatctcaacatctaaacacacttttcaatttcaaattttcaactttttttatctaatcattgcctaatcattataacttttcaaaactttcaaacaaaacacaaaaaacgattcaactttttcaaatctcaaaacaaaaataatattaaaaaataatattctaacaatattttaactttataattttttattcaactttttctctctcatttcccaaaatcccataaaacatgttaactcaaaacatttcactactattcacaaactatttcattactattgacagatttctcatctcatctcaacatccaaatgagaccttaggggttgtttggaagatgagatggtttcatctATCTCATTtacttcccaaacatcactcaaatacaaacacttttcaatttcaaatttttaactttttcatctaatcattacaactttcccaaacttctaaacaaaacacaaaaaacaattcaactttttcaaatctcaaaacaaaaattatattaaaaaattaaattctaacaatattttaacttgataatatttttattcaactttttccctctcctttttcaaaaccccataaaacatcataactcaaaccatttcattactattcacaaccattttactactattcacagatttctcatctcatctcattccccaagcatccctTTAGTCTCCCACTATAATCAGACTTTACTAGTCATACAAGTTGTCCAGCCTCCACCATGCTAAAGTTCTTTGCAAGTCCAAAAGATTAGCCACAGCATCAAAACAACAGAGAAACAAAAACTAGAAGCAACTATTATTATCGTCTATTTCAGACCCAGAAAACACATGAAAGCGGACAAGCCAAGGGGATTCCAAAGTTGAACAACAAACCTCAGAACGAAGGTATGGAACAGATACAGTCGTAAAAACAAATCCagcaataatataatatgaggGTGGTCTCCCTTTGATGTGTGCGGGAATGAGTCTTTTGTGAGTTGCAAGTTTGATGTCAAAGTCAAGAATCTCATAATTGCGAAGTACTTTAATGGCTGCATCATCCCCAGTGTACTTCTGGGAGACAAGGTAACTAAAGCCTATGCGCTCACCATGACGAAAAGGAACTGAAACATTCCAAAAGAATAGAGTGAAGTGCCACATCAAAATTCAGGAACAATACAATTACAAAGACTAGATTAGTAGGACTTTTcacttttatatttaaaaccCTAATGCAAAATTTGCATACATAGTCAAGAAAAAGCTGTAATCAAGAAGTCCTGCTTGCCTGTTCCATCGTTGGCAATATCAACCCCATCAAAGCTGAGAATAATATCCGATGGTTCTAAAACCTTAGATTCTGGGGCAGTTGGATCAATTCTTCTAATACGAACACCCTTCTGATCAGGTTTCATACCCATTGCTGTCCGCAAATCAGGGTTCTCCATCTTCTGCCACTCAACTCCAAGAATTGGAAATCCTGgcatataaagaaagaaatgtgAATCAAACCAACagggaggaggaaaaaaaaaagtagctgTGACTCAAAAAATCCCAGAAATGCAACTATCCATGCAGAAAAATCACAAGGTGGATCACACTTGAAGAAGTTAGTACCACAGCTTAACAACTCAAAGATGTAAATAACTACCTGTATACGCTCCATTCTTCTCATAATCCTGGATGAAGTGCATGATGACTGGTGTTGGTATCACGTAACCTATATTCTCTGCATCTTCATGTTTAAGGGATTGAAATGCAATGCCCACACAATTTCCTTTATCATTAAAAGCAGGCCCACCAGAATTTCCAGAGTTTATAGCAGCATCTATCTGCAAAAACAATCATGAAAAAGTTATCAGGACAAATAGTCAATCGGCAAACTACATACACAACAAAATGCTACTGCAACATCATAACCTGCAAACCAAGAAGCTCAGTGGAACCATGGACATAAGATAGGATCTCTAATCGTGAAACAACGCCACTTGTGACAGAAATTGTGTCTCCCCCAATTGGGTAACCCACAACAGTGACGGCATCTTGAAGTGCAGGTAAATCCCCAAATTCTACTGGTGACACTCCTTGCCAAAATTCATTATCATCGACAGTGAGCATTGCTGCAGAATCAcataaaacaatatttacaaTCAGTATAACTTGAGAGAATTAAGTACAATTCAAAAAGGCTACCAATATTTACTTCATGCAATAGTTAATACAACTTAGATGCCTCCTACATTGTGAGACAGCAAGGGTTTTGTGGAATGAGGTGTTCGGTAGAGTAGAGctggcttgggttatgccggagACTGTGGTGGCAGTGCTGGCCAGCTGGATAAATATGGGAGGCATGCAGCATATTAAagaggtttggaagatgatccccatatgtatcatgtggtgtttgtggTAGGAGCACAATGCgcggacgtttgaagacaatgaGAGATCGCTAGAGGAACTTATAGCTTTATTTTACAGCACTCTATATACTTGGGTCATTGCTGTTGATTTCAACGGCATGGACCTATATGACTTTCTTGTCTCTTTCGCGACTTCTTAATTAGGGCATATAGTTGTTCATGTATTTGTATCGGGCTATGCCtaattctttgatcaataaaatttgtttacttataaaaaaaataaaaaaataaaaaagatgattgTAACGCATGCACCTTACTTCACAACTTTTCTGTCtccatctgcatcaaaattgaAGCTTAGTGGGCAATGATAATTCAACCCTTCGACCTTCTTATCATGTGACCCTTGAGTTACTTGTAACCCTTGTTTCTTCACCTTTTCTAAAAGTTCATAATTGGCTCCTGTTAATTGTTGAATTTATTTTGCTTCAATTTTGGATTCCCCATACATTAGTTGACTTGATGGTTTCATTTGTTTTATGCAGAATAGCTCATGCATTTTGCCCATGGAAATTTTCCCCAGTTCAGAACAAGAGGGGCGAAACTCTGGTCTCAATCCTAACAAATGTAGAATGATCAAAATCCCTCTATGTAACGTTATCAGTTAACATTAGGAGCCACCTCAGTTCATACGAGGTCCGACACAAATTAGTTACTAACATACTTGAATAActactgtcacaaaaaatatcaGACTTGGTAATGTTTGCCAACATAATAAACCATTCATAAACACTCGACTCTTCAACTAGGCACATATCTATTCAAGGTTTCGGTGTTCACAATGAATCGAAGAGATAAGCTAAGCAAAGCATGTTAGAGTTCTATTTAGAGACTATCTTGCCTATCAAGTTTGTTAAGATTTTATCTATTAagaagtttaatttaatttaaacttaggtgttaagagtttcattttgaacgacttttttttttataagtataagaAAAAGATTAGAAAAGAACATGAGAAGTTCGGTAAGAGTTTCATTTTGAACAACTAGTAATGGATAAGCCCTATCCTATTCCTTGATGGGAGGAATAGTTCAAGTCTAACTCTGTTAGAAGTCCATATCCTAGCCTATAAATAAAGGGCCTGGGTAAACCATCAGTACGGTAATCAAAAGACATAGGGCAAAAGATTCTCTTCCTACtcaaatatttctttctcttaAGTGGGTTTTCTTTTAGTCTCTTGCTCGTTCTTGAATCACCCTGGCAGGCGGTATGCAATTTATTATTTCCACTGCTGTCTATTctgtattttatattaattttccaGCACGAATATGCGAAACCAGAGAAGGAAAGTTAATTACCGATATCGCATTCAGTCCCGATAGCCAGCACGGTGGCGAGGTACTTGGTGTCGGACCCGCGCTTCTTGAGCTTGACCTGGGTGTAATGCTCGACGGAATGGGCGTTGGTGAGCACCCTCCTCCCTCCGATGACGAAGCCGCTGCTGCTGGAGCTGTATTGCCTCTTCCGCTGCCA from Juglans regia cultivar Chandler chromosome 2, Walnut 2.0, whole genome shotgun sequence carries:
- the LOC108999197 gene encoding protease Do-like 9 gives rise to the protein MKMVGESNKRKRGRKPKNPSSTETLDLPSTTAAAAAAADAAALDDVFSVTNVELIDPPTTSSNANAGAHRRGRPKKRPMPEKPQPLLSPAARRATLRPFENGDFFDVAVGPMAVEGTPARMVPAMDAVVKVFCVHTEPNFSLPWQRKRQYSSSSSGFVIGGRRVLTNAHSVEHYTQVKLKKRGSDTKYLATVLAIGTECDIAMLTVDDNEFWQGVSPVEFGDLPALQDAVTVVGYPIGGDTISVTSGVVSRLEILSYVHGSTELLGLQIDAAINSGNSGGPAFNDKGNCVGIAFQSLKHEDAENIGYVIPTPVIMHFIQDYEKNGAYTGFPILGVEWQKMENPDLRTAMGMKPDQKGVRIRRIDPTAPESKVLEPSDIILSFDGVDIANDGTVPFRHGERIGFSYLVSQKYTGDDAAIKVLRNYEILDFDIKLATHKRLIPAHIKGRPPSYYIIAGFVFTTVSVPYLRSEYGKDYEYEAPVKLLDKLLHSMPQSPDEQLVVVSQVLVADINIGYEDIVNTQVHAFNGKPVKNLKSLATMVESCEDEFLKFDLEYQQIVVLRTKTAKAATLDILATHCIPSAISDDLKL